CCCGTATTGAATCCATTAGTGGGAGAAATAGTATTATTTCGATTGTCAAAATTGATCCTCGGTTTAATAGAGCTGATTACAGAATTGCCTTGCAGTCTTTCCAAGATAGGACTGATAATAGGGATTTCTCTATCCAATTGGACCCCAACCTTGGAATAAAAATATATATAGGAAGCCCCGGCAAACCAATTGCTAGATCCAAGTCTAACCAAGGCTCGTTGCATGAATAACCAAGAATCCAGTTTTAAAGTGATTGGGAATTCGCTAAGAATCTCACTATTATTTCCATAATATTTTATTCGGACATTGGGTTTGGCTATAACTGATAGTGTCCGGACTCTGTCCTCTCCAAACACATGACTATGAAACCCTCCAGCTAGCCAAGTCTTATTTTGTGTAGCCAGTCCTATTGCACCACTGATATTCGGAGGAACTGGTTTTGAGTACTTTTTCTTTTGCGGATGAAAGAATATTAAGGCCGCTCCTCCTCCATAACCTACCGCTGGTTCGGTTATTATGATCGGTACAGGAAAGAACCCTACTGGCGACACCAAAAACTCACTTAAATCTAGGGCCCCATCTTCAGGATGTCTAAAACTAATTTTCTTACTTTTCTCTGACTTGCCGCTTGTTTCCTGACTTTCATCAATTGTAGATTGTCCTGATACTTCAAAGTGGATACTCAGTATCAAAACGAGTGACAATATGTGGAGGGTATGTTTGAACAAGGTTTAGTGGGTTTAATTAAGTAGATATTCTATTTCCAATATTACAGAGTTACTCCTGATAACATATTTTTCCCCTTCCAGCCAAAGCGATAACTCAATCCTCCGACAATTTGGGTTCTACTTCCGAGAAATGAATACATAGCAGTAAGCGCGTATCTTTTATTAATCTGAAAATTAAAACCCGCATTTATACTCCATGGGTAATACAATCGCTTTTTAAAGTCATAATAGATATAGGTAGATTCACCATTACCCAACCAATTAGAAAGACCATCATACAAATCTCCAAAAATATCTTGCTCAGACTCTGATAAATTGTCGTACCAGGCATTGATTTGCTGAAGCGCATCCTCTTTGCCTTCTGGTGTGATACCAACTAGCTTTTCCAAATCTGCCCTTCCGTCGCTTTGTGGATTCAGCCCCAAATATTGTCCCCCAACCAATAGTACTAGATTTCTATCAGGTCTCTCCTTAAACCTGATCATATGACCAATTCTGATCCCCGCTATTATTGAACGAGAAGGAGCACTCAAATTCCCCACATAAGTCCATCCCATGGTCATGTCAGATGACATAACAAAAGGTCCAAAACCACCTGCGATAACTGCACCCCACCCAACCATAGTCCCTTCACTCTCTGTTTGAAATTTTAAGTCAAATGGCAAACCCAAATGCACATTGGTGGTAGCATTGATACGGCCAGTAATTGCCGAGAAGTTTAAGAATGGAAGTAACCAAAAATCATATCTGATTGTGGTGGCAAATACATCAGATGAAATTGATCTGAACCTCGCTAGTCCATCTACATTGGTCATATTATTAGGATCGAACCCTACATTCACATCATCTAATGTAAGTAGTTGATTTGAATATGCCACATTCAGCATAATACCATTAGGATAAGGTATGTCAAAACCCAATTTACGAATCTTAGACCCCATAACAGGCATTCTCCAGGGGTAGGGTGTGTTTTTCAAACTGTCTCGATAGGCTTCATACGCATCTCCAAAACTCACGTTAGATACTTGCCCTTGGCCAAAGGCTTTTAATTGAAGGATACAGACAATAAAAATAAGAGTAGCGAATTTATTCATGTCTTAATATTATAGTGGCGTCTTGAAAATTATTGGCAATTCGAACCTGATCCCACGCTGACTTGTAAATAAGTAAGGAAATGATCGTTGAGACTCGACTCTCTGTAATTGTGTCCTCAAACAATCCACTTTGATATATAGCTGTTATTAGGTTTTGTGCTAGTTCTTCGACATTACTTTGCTGGACATCAACTAGGATAGGAAGAAGAATGGCGTTAATATTTTCTTCGTTAATGGTCTCTCCTATTATGTCTAGAGCTAATATCTTCTTAGCAAGAAATGTGGCAACAGCTTCCGCATTAACACTCGTTATGGCTTGCAATACAGGCTGAATCAAGGCCTGAAGATTTTCTTTAGTAATATTATCAGTAACAAATCCTTTCAAAGCCCTGGCAATTTTGAAGGCTGTAAGTTCAGGGTTAATATTATCTAGAATAGGACTGAGAATTTTACTTAGATATTCAATCACAACAGGTGCAATCTCTCCTTCCAAACTGACAATCCAACCTGCTATTGTACTTCCTGCAAGTTCTGCATCTATGGCTTGAAGAAAATTGATTCCTGTGGTAAAAGCTTTCTTGATGTTGTCCGAATTCAGGAAATCATCTATGATCAGTTGTGATAATTCATTGGCTACTTGATCAGCTCCTCCAGCTAGCCCGATAGTAGGCTTAGCAGCTATAAATAGCGCCTTAATTATGCTTTGCATGGATTCATAATCAGGTGTAAGATTTAAATCAGGAAATAACAAATTCAAATCATCAACAATAACTTTTATAGCTCCTACTGTCTCATCAGCCAGCTGACCCATTTGAAGAATAGATGTCCCTTCTATCTTTTCTATAAAAGGATAAACGGCTGCTTTTACATTTTCCTGATTAATCCAAACATTCTCAACTATAGCAGTCAAAGTATCGGCTACTATCCCGACTTTTTCACTATTCAGTTCAGTAAACTTCACCCAGGATTCACTGATCTTAGTTTTTAAAAAGTCTTCGTCGAATATTTCCAATATAAGGTTGACCATTAGAGTTGATATTGCTTTGGCTACCTCATCAGAATTTGACGGTATTTCCTCTATATAAGGGAAAACAAGATCGTAAATCCCCTCTATTGTAATTTTACCATTAATGAAATCTGCTATTTCAGCACTTATGACTTCTGACAAAGCTTCTGCATCAATATCATTGATTTTTTCTAATTCTAATTGCAACAATGTCTTAAGTTCACTCTCCCAGTTGATCCCTTTTATTATCTCAATTATTTCCTTTGACAACAACATGGCGGCATCTTCAGGATCGATCCTGTTGATAAATGAAAGTTTGCCTGATATCGCTGATACTAGAACGTCATTGATCAATTTTTGAATAGATTCATTATTAAAAAGGAGGCTCGCTACCAAATCCCCAATTTTGCCGGGAGTATTACCAGATATTTTATCTATTAGCTCTTCATTAAGATCGTCTACCAAACCCTGAACATCTTCATCATTCAATAAGAGTTTCAGTGTTTTTTGTCTATTATCGTAATGGTATCGATAGGTAAGTGCTTCTGCACTTGTTATTCGAATTTGCCTTTCATTGAATACAAAATAAGTACCTACACTGTCACCAAGAATATCAATTTCAGAATTGCCAGTGATAATCTTACGATCACTTGTGAATTGAACTTGATACTGTTGAAAATCAGACACATCCAATACCATATCTTCCAAGTTGTATTCCCCCTCTCGGGTTAAAGCATCAGAAGAGTTAAAAAGTATAGGGGGAGGAATATCAGGCTCCTTGACATTAATAGTAAACTCATTCAAATACCATGTATTCTTAATTAATACATCATTGGTATGATTTACTGCCTCTATTACTTGGTCTTGAGGTTGCTCACAAGAGAATAAAAACAATATTTGTATAGAGAAGAAAAGCAGGATAGGTCGAATCATAATTTCAAAAGTTATGTTCGCGTTTCGAACAAATAAGCATAGGTAAAAAAGGTAATCATAGGTTTAGATTTAGTTGGAAATAACGTAAAGAAGACCTAGCGATCATTCTTATCATTAAGGTTAATGGTTAGTTATTGGCTATTGGCTTAAGAAAGTCAAACTTATATTCATAAAAGTTAAACACAAATTGACCAATCAAACTATTTTATTCTTTAATTATTTGTTAACTGCCTTTAATAAGCTATAGCAAATGTAGCCTGAGCGACCAATGCCGTGGTTAATTAAGATCAGATATTGTTATGATATAAATCAAGAATAATATCATAACACTAATACTTACATATTCCCATCCACAATTTCCATCAACCCCTCCATACTCTATATGGGAATGCAAGAAGGAATCTAATCTCAGCACAAAGCCCTCAGGTGTATGTAATGGTAAAAGTTATAACTGTAATGAGTCTGTTCGAGACTGTTCAATAACAATAATGTGTAAGGTCTATTCAATGAGCTTCGTCAGGATAATTAGTAAGAGGAATGACGGAATTCTTTTAGGGCAGAGGGCTTAACTTAATAGCATTTTAGCCCCCCCTCAAGCAGGGCTGTTGCATTCTAAAAAATGGATTAACTTGAAAATTAAAAATGGCATCAGAAAGTATCATTTGGTATTTAGGAAAAGTGAAGGATCACAGGCGTGGTGCGGGTCAGCGACATTCTCTGGAATTGGTACTGGTCATCGTGCTGATGTCGGTAATGAGCGGCTACTATGGTTATCGTGCTATTGGAGATTTTATAGAAAGAAATAGAGAGAACTTATTGTCTACTTTTCAGCCCAAACAAGACAGATTACCGACTTTTTATACTATTCGAAGAGTGTTGATGGGATTGGATTTTGATTCCTTTTCTCATCAATTCTATCAGTGGAGTAAAGCCTATGTTTCGATAGAGTCTGGAGAGTGGCTTAGTGTAGATGGCAAGGCCATCGGTGGTACAATGAGTGATTATTCAAAGTCGTATCAGAATTTCATCAATCTAGTGACCGTATTCGTTTCCAGACAGAAAATGGTATTAGCCAATGGAGAAGTCATTAACTCAAAAGAGAGTGAAATACCTGTAGTTCGTCAATTAATAGAGATGCTGGATCTCAAAGATGTGGTCTTTACTATGGATGCTCTTCATTGTCAAAAAAAACGGTAGAAGTGATTATAGCTAGTGGAAATAATTATGTAATTGGAGTGAAGAAAAATCAAAAGACACTCTACCAGAGCATCGAAAAGTGTGCCCAAGAAAAGCCTATAGGTTATTATTCTCAGCTAGAGAGAAACAAAGGAAGAATAGAAAATAGAGATGTAACAGTGTTCAATTTGCCAGAGGAAATAAAAAAACAATGGACTGGTGCACAACACGGCATCAAAATTAGAAGAGAAGTAAAAGTCAATGGACGCTACAGGGAAGAAAACGCATATTATTTAAGCAGCATAAAGAATGGAAGTGCATTATTATACAACTATGGGATAAGGAATCATTGGCACATTGAAAACAGTCTACACTGGACCAAAGATGTAACGATGAAAGAAGATGCCTCTAAAATCAGATTAGGCAACGCTCCATCAATTATATCCACGCTTAAAAATGGTGCAATGAATATATTTAGAAAACAAGGCATGAATCAAATAGCAAAGGCCACCAGACTGGTAGCCAATGATATTGAGACTCTAAACAAACTAATCAATTAGAATGCAACAGCCCTGCCTCAAGGAGGGAATGGTTGAGATGGTAAGATTGTGGCGCTGCTATCCTTATGATATGCAGCAGACGAGGCTCAATGGCGATTGTTCATATCAGGCGAGGAGACCGACTATCCTTGGGTTTCGCCTTAGTTAAAACTAAAATAAATAGCTAATAACTAATATTTTTAGTTTTACTTTGTACTTGAATGTTGAACGAATAAGGGGCAAAATGAAGTCAGAACATCTATCAAAGTCCACTCCATGCAGTTTCAGGCCATGGCACGAGGATTTAATCGAGTATTTCAAGCTAAAGAAGGTCGAGCTACAAATTCCATTTAGTGAGCTGACTAATTTCTACCATGCGGACTATTCCATACACGATGTCTACTTCATCAATCGTACCCGTACGGTCAATAGCGCTTTAATCGAACTGAGGTGGAGCGATGGCTTTGGTAGGGAGTCGGTGATCTTCACCAACAATGCACAAATCAGGGAGTTCTACAAACGCAATCCCGACATCCACCGCGTGATGAAAGAAGTAAACCATCGCTTTGAGTAGTGGGTTTATGATTTGAGAGGCGTAGAATTAAGCTTAGGTGCTATATAAATGAAAAGATTCCACAAATCATCATGCGCCATGCAGTCAAATCTGTGGAATCCAGTAATCGGTATCATCCGTGTTTCCTCTTTCTTCTCATTAAGCCCCCTCCTTATGCAGGTGCACATCCATTTGTGGGAATGGGATGTTGAGGCCTTCTTTGGCGAAGGTCTTGTAGACGCTCTCCGTCATGGCGAAGTGTACGGGCCAGTAGTTGCCTGACTCGAGCCAGATTCTTAATTTCATATTTACGGAGCTGTCACCTAGCGAATCGACCATTACTTCTGGAGCGATTCCTTCCTCTTTTAGTATTCTTTCGTCGGCATTGGCCAGTCCGAGCAGTACTTCTCGGGCCTTATCCACATCATCTCCATAGGCGATACCGAAGGTGAAATCGATTCTCCTTCTAGGCTCTGCAGAGAAGTTGGTCATCGAGCCAGTAGCCAATCCCCCATTGGGAATGATGATGCGTTTGTTGTCAGGGGTAGTCAGGATGGTGTTGAAGATCTGGATCTCACGCACCGTACCCATGTAGCCTTGTGCATCGATGAAATCTCCCACCTTGTAAGGACGAAAGAGCAGAATCATCACCCCACCGGCAAAGTTTTGTAGCGTACCAGACAGCGCCATACCTATGGCCAGTCCCGCAGCACCCAATAGTGCGATGAAGGAAGTCATCTCTACGCCTACCATGCCCAACACTGAGACGATCAGTAAGACGCGCAGTACCATTACAGACAAACTCTTCATAAAAGATTGCAGAGAAGGCTCCAGTTCTCGCTTGTCCATTATATGCCCCAAACCACGGCTCATGGCTTTGATCACCCAAGATCCTATGATCAATACGAGAATGGCTCCTACCAATTTGGGCGCATACTCAATGCCGAGAGTATAGAGTTGTGAAATGGCATTTTCGATGGGGTTCATGTTCATATCCATGTCCATAGTTAGATTATGTTTAGAGTCATAAAAAAGACGCTACCTCTGATCGAAATAGCGTCCTGTAATTTGTGATATTTTGAAATTTAAAGCAAAATCAAGCCGTCAATATCCGACCAATTGTTGCTTTCATATTCTCATAACTAGAATAACCCTGACTTACTGCATAGTATTCTTCTCCTCTTTTGAGCACGATGCAGGGAAAGCCCCTAATCCCCAACTGTTGGGAGCGAATGAAATCCTGATACACCAGGCGCTTGTAGCCTTCTGAAAGGAACAACGGTTCGAACTGCTGATAGTTGATGCCAAGCTCCTCACAGATTTGTTCGATTACATTCAGATCCATGATGTCTCTATTCTCTGCATAAAAAGCCGCCTGTATCGCCTTGTAAAAGGCCCACTCTTTGTCTGGCGCGATATCTCGAACTACCCTAACGGCACGTGCAGGTGGCTCTGTGTCGTACTCGAAGGTTTCTTTATCGAAAAAAGCATAATCAAAGGGCTGACCTGAAGCCTGTTCTACATGCTCCCAGTGAGACTTGATCATATTCCTGAAATCTTCGGTCCATTCATCTCCTCCACCAGGTCTGAGTCCCCCCATCACCAATTCAAAATCCAAATCGCTGGACATCTCGTCTTTGATACGATCGATGTGATTGGCTATCCCATAGCACCACGAGCACATCGGGTCTCCGAAATACATCAGCTTGTCTTTGTTATCCTCTTTCAACTTCAACTCTTCTTTCTTTTCCAATTCTGGTACTTCGCAAGCCCCATCTTCACAATTCATTGTACTCATTCTTCTTAATGTTGTTTCTTTCTTTAACTCTTGATCAAATTAAGGGCTTGTTTGTTTCTGCCATCAGTCATGACCAGCAGATACTGCCCCGTTCGCAGGCCTCTCACATCTATGGACAATCGATTCGTTCCCAATGGAAAGCTTCCTCGATGCATTTTTCTGATCAGTCGTCCATCTATCGACATCATTGACACACTCACCGGATTGTGACGCACAGAAAAAGATAAAGTTGCATATTCCTTGACTGGATTAGGAAAAAGTAGAGGTTCGGCAAAGGATCCAGACGTTTGAGGGGCATTGAGCACTCCATCTGAGATAATAGGCAGCGTATCATAGCCCCGATAGAGCGTGGCATTCAGCACGGAACTATCCGCCCCAAACCACTGATCCAACACAGAGGCATAGAGCTGACGGTAATCGTACTGCATCTCCAGGTTATCCTCATAGGTCTGGCCTGTATGTATGTTTGGGTTTTGTCCCAGCACCCCGCCGTTGAGATGATTACCAAAGAAGAACATAGGTGCAGCAGAGCCATGGTCTGTACCCAAGCTGGCATTGGACACGATCCTGCGACCAAACTCAGAGAATGTCATTCCCAGCACACGGTCAGCGATTTGGAGATGCTCCATATCTGCCATAAAGGCCATAATGGCATCATTCAAGGTCTTCAACAAGGTAGCGTGCTCACCCGTGGTATGATCGCCATCTTCCACCTGGGCATCGTGGGTATCAAAGCCTCCCAACCTGACCATATACATGGGCGTCTTCAGTCCTCCTGCAATCAGTCGGGAAACAATTTTGAGTTGATTAGCCAGATCGGTTTCTGGATAGGCCAGTTGATTGTTTACTTTCTCAGCAGCGGATTTCACTACTTCGCCATATTGCTGCGATTGTCTGGCGATTAGTCGTACGTATTGCAAGCGATCGCCAGCAGGCGTATCAGGTGCAGGATCGTCGCGGTTTTCTATCAGATTATAAAAGGATTCTGGATTGCTCATCGTCATGCTCATGCTGGCATTAGGTCCCTGGAAGAGCAATGAACTCCCAAAACCAATCTCCACTGAGAGCGGATCCTTCATGGTATCGGTGGGATACACTTCGGGATACCCGGGAAAAGTCTGATCCAAAAAGCGACCCGACCAGCCAGAAGGAATGACTTCCGTAGAATCAGAGCCACTCATCCAGATATCCGTGGATCGAAAATGGCTGTAGTTCTGGTTTTCATATCCTACAGACTGTATGATCTGTAATCGATTTTCCTTGTAGAGAGAAGCCAGGCCATCCAAAGCAGGATGTAAACCGACCTCAGCACCAGCCAATTCGTGGAGCGAATTGTCAGGTAGGATCACATGAGGACGAACGCTGTTCAGCTCTGAGAGGTGGTTGAGTGGCACTACGGTATTGAGGCCGTCGTTTCCTCCCTCCAGAAATATCATCACCAGCACGCGATCCGTCTCGGCAGCCAACTGCAAAAAGCGCTGCAAAGATTGGCCATTGACCTGATTCAATCCAATGGTACTCATCAGCCCGGGTACGGCCATCGTATGGCAGGCATGTCTTAAAAATTCTCTTCTTTTCATAGCGCTACATCAGTTGAAATTCTCCCAACTGACACATGGCCTGCATAGTGGCCTTCAATCGGGTCTCTACAATTTGTTTGAACTCCATATTATCCGGAAAGTCCTGATAATCTATCCAGGCCCCTAGCCAGTAGCCGTCCGTTTGTTGGCCACTGAGCAAGATGGACTTCAGATAGTCTTTGGTCTCCTGACTGATCGGTATGCCTAGCAGTATCATGGCAGCCTCCTCGATCAGTGTATTGGGATTCTGCGGATTGTCCAGGGTTTCAGCAAAGGCAATCAGATCTGCCGTGATGGTCTCCGATTCGCTGACCCAAAAGCCCCAGTGAATGAGTGAATCGATACGAATGGCCCGTTTGGTAATGCTATCCGTCGTGATCCACAATCTATCATAGGACGGCACCTGATAGTAGGCCTGCCATCCTGCAACATTGGGGGGATCACCTAGCTCCTGCCCTATCTCCGCCATACTCCATAGCAAACTGCGCTGAGCTCTGTAGATCGCTGTAGTCTCCTGGCTATGGTACTGGACATTCATCGTGCGCCAAAAGCCAATCAAATGATCAGTTGGGCTCTTGATCATTGCGCCTAGGTTGCTCTCATCATAAAAGTGAGCGGAGCTAAACATGGCTTTGATGACTGGCATGATTTCATAATCATTGTCTCTGAGCATAGTCGCCATCGGCTCGATCATCTGCGTCTCGACTGTTTCGTCGATTTCCGGATGCACGAAAAAGTTATACAACCTTCTGCAGAGATAAAGTGCGGTTTCGTCATTGTCCATCAACATAGAAATCAGCTCATCAAGTTCAACCTCTGCCGATAGTCCCTGCCTGCCCTGAATCACTCTGTTGCCATAAAAGGCTGAAAAGGTCTTGTCCTCCGAGTCGTGCCATTCGGGCTTAAAGAATGACTCCACAGGTCCTGTAGCATTCACTTGATTGTCCCAATCGATGGTATTGCCCGTCAGCAAACGAGCCGCTGTCTGCACATCTGATTCGCTAAATTTCGCATTGGGTCCCTTCCCTATGCAGAACAACTCCTGCAGCTCCCGAGCATAGTTTTCGTCCGGCGCATACTTGTGATTCCATGCGCCATTCAGGAAGATCAACATCGAGGGATCTAAGGTAATCGCCTTGATCAACTCTCTAAAATTACCCAGCGCATGCGTTCTCAGGGTTTCGAAATAGCGGTAACTGGTCTTAGAAACAAACACATCCCAAATCTTAGCTGGGATCAGATTGTTCCAGAACAAAATCATTTTTTCGTGGATCGTATTTTCCTGATCTATCAGGTTCTGAACCAACCAGCCTTTGAGTGATGTGATTCGGGGGCCTTCCAGTTCATTGCGACGAGGGGCATCTACAAAGCTTTCTCCAAAAGGCACATCCGGATCCTCTACGCCCTCTCCCATATCGTTGTAGTTATTAGCTGGGGCCGTAGGTATTGGAGAAGTGCTGATCAGTTCGTCTATAGCGGCCGTCAGTCCCAATGCCTGAAAATGCTTCAGATCTGTTTTGCGATAACCGAAGAGGGTTCGCTTGAGCAAATGAGAAGCCTGCTGCTCTCCCCACTCACCAGCGTAGGCCTCCAATCCAGTAGTGGCTTTGGTACGAGCCCTGCTTCGCGCACTCGTTTGAGGGTCTTCAGTAAAAATGACGGGGTCTACCTTGCGGTACTTGCGAACCCATTCGTCAATATCCCTGTCTTTCATAAACCTTTGATTAATTTCACGGATGATGTAATAAAGCTACGAAAACAAATACATACTGTAAACATCTGAATCATTCATATATTGCTAAGTCCTATGACATTGGAAATGCAAATCATAAATAAACCAGTCACATGTCCATTTTAAAGACGAACAATTTAACCAAGCACTATGGATCGCGAACAGCGGTCAAAGCGCTCAATCTAAAGATAGAAGCCGGTCAGGTCTTTGGCCTGCTAGGACCTAATGGCAGTGGTAAAACAACCACCCTCGGCATGGTACTAGGCGTAACGAATCCCAGTTCTGGAGACTATGAGTGGTTTGACCAGCCCGGATCAGCAGAGAGCAGAAGAAAAATTGGAGCCATTCTGGAAACTCCTAGCTTCTACCCCTATCTATCAGCAGTCGACAACCTGAAAGCTGTCGCACAGATCAAAGGTGTCCCAAATGATGCCATAGACAAAGTCCTAAAAACCGTAGAGCTTGCAGATCGAAAGCATGACAAGTTTCAGACCTACTCCTTAGGGATGAAACAGCGTTTGGCCATCGCATCGGCCCTTCTATCAGATCCTGAGGTCCTCATACTGGACGAGCCAACCAACGGTCTGGATCCCGCAGGAATCGTAGAAATCCGAGACATCATTCTGTCTATCGCCGACACTGGTAAAACGATCATTCTGGCCAGTCACTTGCTATCCGAAGTGCAGAAGGTATGCAGTCATTTCGGGATACTAAAAGAAGGACAGCTGCTGCACCAGGGCAGTATCCATGACATAGAAGGAGAAAAAGTAACGATCGAAGTAGGCGCCACCGACATGGAGAAGCTGAAAAGCTCCCTGGAAAAACTAAAAGGTGTACATGCCATCCATCGCGACGGGGCTTTTTATCGACTGGAAATCGCTCATGAAGTGACCACAGAATATGTGATGCAACATGTACAGGCAGACGGCATCATCCCGACCCACATCTCTAGACAACAAGGAAATCTCGAACAAGAATTTTTAAAAATATTGGCTAACCATGAATAGACTTATCAAACT
This is a stretch of genomic DNA from Reichenbachiella ulvae. It encodes these proteins:
- a CDS encoding BamA/TamA family outer membrane protein yields the protein MFKHTLHILSLVLILSIHFEVSGQSTIDESQETSGKSEKSKKISFRHPEDGALDLSEFLVSPVGFFPVPIIITEPAVGYGGGAALIFFHPQKKKYSKPVPPNISGAIGLATQNKTWLAGGFHSHVFGEDRVRTLSVIAKPNVRIKYYGNNSEILSEFPITLKLDSWLFMQRALVRLGSSNWFAGASYIYFYSKVGVQLDREIPIISPILERLQGNSVISSIKPRINFDNRNNTISPTNGFNTGAIFNINAKWLGADEDYYSMNEYLLAYYPVSEKLFSSYRFDASQLIGDAPLYAYPFVDLRGIPALRYQSNNTAIIETEWRYELFRRWSVMGFTGAGKAYQSLENFNDIDWAYTFGTGARYNIAKALGLQTGVDFAWGNGKDFTFYIVAGTSWSK
- a CDS encoding mechanosensitive ion channel family protein, which gives rise to MDMDMNMNPIENAISQLYTLGIEYAPKLVGAILVLIIGSWVIKAMSRGLGHIMDKRELEPSLQSFMKSLSVMVLRVLLIVSVLGMVGVEMTSFIALLGAAGLAIGMALSGTLQNFAGGVMILLFRPYKVGDFIDAQGYMGTVREIQIFNTILTTPDNKRIIIPNGGLATGSMTNFSAEPRRRIDFTFGIAYGDDVDKAREVLLGLANADERILKEEGIAPEVMVDSLGDSSVNMKLRIWLESGNYWPVHFAMTESVYKTFAKEGLNIPFPQMDVHLHKEGA
- a CDS encoding DsbA family protein; the protein is MSTMNCEDGACEVPELEKKEELKLKEDNKDKLMYFGDPMCSWCYGIANHIDRIKDEMSSDLDFELVMGGLRPGGGDEWTEDFRNMIKSHWEHVEQASGQPFDYAFFDKETFEYDTEPPARAVRVVRDIAPDKEWAFYKAIQAAFYAENRDIMDLNVIEQICEELGINYQQFEPLFLSEGYKRLVYQDFIRSQQLGIRGFPCIVLKRGEEYYAVSQGYSSYENMKATIGRILTA
- a CDS encoding DUF1501 domain-containing protein, encoding MKRREFLRHACHTMAVPGLMSTIGLNQVNGQSLQRFLQLAAETDRVLVMIFLEGGNDGLNTVVPLNHLSELNSVRPHVILPDNSLHELAGAEVGLHPALDGLASLYKENRLQIIQSVGYENQNYSHFRSTDIWMSGSDSTEVIPSGWSGRFLDQTFPGYPEVYPTDTMKDPLSVEIGFGSSLLFQGPNASMSMTMSNPESFYNLIENRDDPAPDTPAGDRLQYVRLIARQSQQYGEVVKSAAEKVNNQLAYPETDLANQLKIVSRLIAGGLKTPMYMVRLGGFDTHDAQVEDGDHTTGEHATLLKTLNDAIMAFMADMEHLQIADRVLGMTFSEFGRRIVSNASLGTDHGSAAPMFFFGNHLNGGVLGQNPNIHTGQTYEDNLEMQYDYRQLYASVLDQWFGADSSVLNATLYRGYDTLPIISDGVLNAPQTSGSFAEPLLFPNPVKEYATLSFSVRHNPVSVSMMSIDGRLIRKMHRGSFPLGTNRLSIDVRGLRTGQYLLVMTDGRNKQALNLIKS
- a CDS encoding DUF1800 domain-containing protein; translated protein: MKDRDIDEWVRKYRKVDPVIFTEDPQTSARSRARTKATTGLEAYAGEWGEQQASHLLKRTLFGYRKTDLKHFQALGLTAAIDELISTSPIPTAPANNYNDMGEGVEDPDVPFGESFVDAPRRNELEGPRITSLKGWLVQNLIDQENTIHEKMILFWNNLIPAKIWDVFVSKTSYRYFETLRTHALGNFRELIKAITLDPSMLIFLNGAWNHKYAPDENYARELQELFCIGKGPNAKFSESDVQTAARLLTGNTIDWDNQVNATGPVESFFKPEWHDSEDKTFSAFYGNRVIQGRQGLSAEVELDELISMLMDNDETALYLCRRLYNFFVHPEIDETVETQMIEPMATMLRDNDYEIMPVIKAMFSSAHFYDESNLGAMIKSPTDHLIGFWRTMNVQYHSQETTAIYRAQRSLLWSMAEIGQELGDPPNVAGWQAYYQVPSYDRLWITTDSITKRAIRIDSLIHWGFWVSESETITADLIAFAETLDNPQNPNTLIEEAAMILLGIPISQETKDYLKSILLSGQQTDGYWLGAWIDYQDFPDNMEFKQIVETRLKATMQAMCQLGEFQLM
- a CDS encoding ABC transporter ATP-binding protein, encoding MSILKTNNLTKHYGSRTAVKALNLKIEAGQVFGLLGPNGSGKTTTLGMVLGVTNPSSGDYEWFDQPGSAESRRKIGAILETPSFYPYLSAVDNLKAVAQIKGVPNDAIDKVLKTVELADRKHDKFQTYSLGMKQRLAIASALLSDPEVLILDEPTNGLDPAGIVEIRDIILSIADTGKTIILASHLLSEVQKVCSHFGILKEGQLLHQGSIHDIEGEKVTIEVGATDMEKLKSSLEKLKGVHAIHRDGAFYRLEIAHEVTTEYVMQHVQADGIIPTHISRQQGNLEQEFLKILANHE